The DNA region AGAATCTGCGATCGCTCCAGGTTCAACTTTCCATAAAGATTGCGGATAAGACAGCTTTAACATTGACTTAATTGCTGTTTCTGGGAGGACTTGATTTCCAGTTTTGATCACAATTTGTTTGGGATCACGCAGTACCCAGACAGGTTGTAGGGCTACCCAAAGCAACCCACCAGCTAAACCACTAATAGCCAAAGTTCGCCAAATAGCTTGGATAACTTTCATTTGTCGCTGGCGACGTAGTTTTTTGCGGCGCTGGGACAAATCTGTTTGAGAAACGGATACAATACCTGCCATTCTCACCTCTTATTGATGACATTCTCAATTTTTGGCTAAATTTATCAACCCCTTGAGCATCGGGATTAGCTATGAGAAATTTTGCCTATTCTATTTTGCAGTGCGGAGTTGCCGTTGAGTTAAGTTGATTTTAGTGAATTACCGTCACTGCGATCGCCATAAACTTGACTAGAGAATAATTATTGACAAAAATATTATTCTGTGTATGCAAAATATATAACTGCTTTGCAGTAGTTATGCTGTTATGTGATGCAGATCGCACTCAGTGTCAAAAAATCTAGCTAACTTTGTAGATACAGATGTTTTGTGGCCAAAGCAATCTTGTGTAGGACTTACCGCATCAAAACGAAAAATCAAGAGTTTTGGCAAGGGTTCAGGGGTATGGGGGTGTACTTATTTAAAATCCTTACACCCCAAACCCTTTCACCCTGACACCCAATCTCCACAGCTAATTTTTGTGCGTCAGTCCTGCTTGTGATCTACATCTAACTCAAGCGACACAACACAATCTTGAGTCCGACATTATAGCAATCTTATTTGATTTGTAAACATCGCCCATCATTAAACAAGAAGCGCGATCTGAGTTATGCCCCATATTCAACATCAAAAATGTGACAAGCATTAAACTGTGGGGCTGCATCCAAATCCGACTATGCATAATTACGTAATCATTTAGCAATAAAACGACTTGTAAATTCTTGCTTTTTAGTAAAATTATTGACTTCCTTTATAACCAGATATTCAGTTGATTAGAAGCTTAAAGATTGTCAAAAGCTACACATAATACAAATAAAAGATGGATATACTGTAAGTATCAGGGACAATAGTGGCTCTAGTCTTGTTCTGATAGTTACTGGTAGCAAAAAATTACAAACTGCTATCCACCCATAATTCACAGCCCAGAAGTGAGTTAACAAAATAACTATCATTGACTAGGAATACTTTGTATATAAACAGACAAACAACACCGTATCTCCAACTGCATCTACATCTAAATGATCAATACAGATTATTTGTCACGCTTTTATAAAGCATGTAACCCTAGCTATGCGCTCAATATGAGCGTTCGCAGTGATCAGCAGTACTATATAGATTTCGCTGATGTCCGTGGCTGCAAGATTGTGGAAGAATTGCAACGGACTATCAGCCGTATTTCTCCCGATGAACCTACCTGTCAGTTATTTACAGGTCATATTGGTTGCGGCAAGTCTACAGAATTACAACGCCTCAAAGCCGAACTAGAAGCAGTGGGATTCCACGTAGTTTACTTTGAGTCCAGTCAAGACCTAGATATGGCTGATATTGATGTCAGCGATATTTTACTGAGTGTAGCTCGTCAAGTCAGCGCCAGTTTAGAAGCAATTAAAATCAAAGTCCAACCACACTACTTCATCAACCTCTTCAAAGAAATCGGAGATTTTTTACAAAGCCCCATAGAACTTTCTGGAGAAGCCGAATTATCTCTGGGGATTGCCAAAATTACCGCTAAAACCAAAGATAGCGCCCAAGCGCGAAATCAACTCCGACAATATTTAGAACCACGTACTAACAGCATTTTGCAAGCAATTAACGAAGAAGTTTTAGAAAAAGCCGTTGAACAACTAAAACTCCGTGGTCAAAAAGGTCTAGTTGTCATTGTTGATAATTTAGATCGAGTTGATATGCGTCCCTTAGCATCTGGGCGGACACAACCAGAATATCTCTTTATCGACCGGGGTGAACAATTACGCCGACTCAAATGTCACGTCGTCTACACCATTCCCCTAGCGTTAATTTTCTCGAATGAGTATGAAACACTCAAAAACCGCTTGGGTGGAGGTATTTCACCAAAAGTCTTACCAATGGTGAGAGTTAAACAAAGAGATGGTAGTGATTACGAACCGGGGATGTTGCTACTGCGTCAGTTAGTCTTAGCTAGAGCATTTCCAGAAGTTTCTTATAATGAAAGACTTTCATTAATCACAGAATTATTTGAACATCCTGAAACCCTTGACCGTTTATGTCGCGTGAGTGGCGGACATATCCGTAACTTATTAGGCTTGCTATATAGCTGCTTGCAACGACAAGACCCGCCTTTTTCGGCACAATGTTTAGAAGCAGTCATTAAAGATTACCGTGATGATTTGCTATTAGCCATTGATGAATATCAGTGGGAACTATTGTTTGAAGTAGTGCAACAGCAAAGCGTTAAAGGTGAGTCTGAATATCAAAGTTTGCTGCGAAGCATGTATTTATTTGAATACCGCGATCCTGTGGGTCGTTGGTTTGGGATTAGCCCAGCATTAGCAGAAACCGAAAAAGTCTTGGCTTGGCAGCAAAAAAGGTAATAAAACTGAGCAAGCAAATAATTATTAGTATCAGTCATTAGTCTAGGTGAATTTGACTAATGACTAATTTATAATGAGCAATTTCTTCTGTTGAGGCTGTATTCCAGTTTTGAGATATGAAAAAATCCCCATTCACAATAGAGAGCGTGAATCAGAATCAACATTCTCTACAAAGATTAGTTCGCTCAATCAAACTTTCTAAAGGGCAATTTGCTCTGATTTTAGTGCGATGTAATTACAGCCATTTAAGAGAGCAAATGCTAGAAAGCATTCGCTCTCTGACAAAAGATATCAATTTAAAAGAAATTTATTTACAACCAGCAACTAAAGCCTTACATACAACAATCATCAGTAAATTATCTCTAGATAATCCTGCTGTCATGACTGATGCTTTACCATCGGCAGTCATGGTTTTTGGTCTAGAATCAATTCTGGTGCTGGAAGATTTATTAACAAGTCTGAATCAAGCTAGAGATATTTATACAGCTACTTTTCCTTTTCCTGTAGTGTTGTGGCTACAAGATGAAGTAGCAACAATGCTCACTAAGCTTGCACCTGATTTTAAAAGTTGGGCTGCTACCACGATTAAGTTTGAATTAGCCAAGGAAGATTTAATTGCTTTAATCCGTCAAGAGACAGAATCGCTATTTGCTAAATTTTTAGAAGTAGGTGCAGAGAAATTTCTGTCTAATGCTGATTTGAATTTAGCCCCAAAGTCGCAACATCGTCATGAAATTGATGCAGCTAGAAATGATTTATTACGTCTGTATAATGTGCAGTTAGAGCCTGGTTTAGAAGCTAGTTTAGAATTTGTCTTAGGTCGAGATAAATACGCTAATGACCAAATTAATAGTGCATTAGGTCATTATCAAAGAAGCTTAAGTTTATGGCAGAGAGATGGAAAAAGAGAGAATGAAGCTGTTCCGAAAGTAGAGGGTATTGATGACAAGAATGAATGTAACTCCGCTTATCGCATTCGGCAGGCGATAGTTTTATTTCATCTTGGTTTGTGTTATCGCCGGATGGCTGACTTACATCAAATTACAAATAGTAACTATTGTCAACATGCTCTTTCCTGGTTTCAAAAATGTTTAGATTTATTAGAAAAATTACAAAGGCAAGACTTAGTAGCAAAATTTATTATCCCTGCTTGTGAAATGCTACAACGTCTCAAATATTGGGACGAATTAGAAGTATTAGCCCAAAAAGCTTTACGACTGCATGAAACCTATGGTAATACCTCTAAAGTTGCCCAAAGTTATGGTTTTTTAACAGAAGTAGCAGCATCGCGCCATAATTGGGTAATGGCTCATGAATTAGCCAGTACAGCCCTTTCAATTGCAGAATTAGCTACAGAAGTTTCTCGTCAACAAGAAAGTTGGTATCTTTTATTATTAGCGCGGACGCAGAGACATTTAGGGCAGTGGGAAGAGGCTATTAGTCATTTAGAATGGGCGAGAGTTGTTTGTGAATTACAGTATGAACCATCGCTGTATTTAGAAATTTTAGAGGAATTGCGATCGCTATACTTTTTTGAGCGTCATGATTATGCCGAAGCCTTCAATCTCAAGCAAGAAAAAATTCACATAGAACATCAATATGGCTTTCGTGTATTTATTGGCGCAAGTCAGTTACAGCCCAAACGTTATCGAATTAACCCGGTTTTAGATACCCAAACAATTCCCTTTATTCCTGAAGATATTGCTCAAGAAATTGCGGCTTCAGGACGGCTGCAAGATGTTAATCGGTTAATTGAAAGAATTACCCGTGCTGACCATAAATTGACCATTATACATGGACAGTCAGGAGTTGGTAAAAGTTCAACAATTAAAGCAGGTTTAGTTCCGGCTTTAAAGGCAAGAGTGATTGGTGAAAGGATTCCTTTACCTATTGTTTTATCTGGATACACAGATTGGGTAACAGCTTTAGGACGAAGTATCAATCAAGCCTTAGCACAATCAGAATTACCAATTGCGGTGGAATTCAACTCGACTATCTTACTAGAAAAGTTACGTCTAGCAACTGAAGGTAATCATATTATTGTGATTATTTTTGACCAGTTTGAAGAATTTTTCTTTACTAGTAACGCTGACCAAAGATTAGAATTTTATAATTTTTTTAGTGCTTGTTTAAATATTCCTTATGTCAAAATAATTATTTCCTTGCGTGAAGATTATTTGCATTATTTATTGGAGTTTGAGCGTCTTGGCAAGGAAAATACAGATAATTTATATGATTTAGGCGTAATTAATAAAAATATTTTAGATAAAGACATTCGTTATTATCTAGGAAGATTTTCTATAGAAAATACGACAGGCATTATTTATAGTTTTATCAAACGCTCTCACTATGAAATGAGTGATGAATTAATTCATCAACTAGTCCAAGATTTAGCAGGGGAAGCCAAAGAAGTCAATCCAATTGAACTGCAAATTGTGGGAGTGCAGTTACAAGCAGAAAATATTACCACACTAGAACAATACAAAATTTGTGGTGGTTCGGCAAAGTTAGTAGAGCGTTGGCTGGAGGAAGTAATTAAAGATTGTGGGCAAGAAAATGAAGAATTGAGTTGGCAATTATTATTTGAACTCACTGATGAAAAAGGTTTTCGTCCTCTCAAGACTAAATCTGATTTAGCCATTGCTTTAAGCTCACATATTTATCAAACATCAGGAACCCCATCAAATTGGGAGCTAATTCTAGAAATTTTGGTAGGCTCAGGGTTGATTTTGCGCTTACGTGAAGAGTTGGGCGATCGCTATCAATTAGTCCATGATTATTTAGTCGAACCAATTCGTCAACGCAATAGCTACGGCATAGTTGCGGAACTGGAAAAAGTCAAATCTGAAAAAAAACGCGCCGAAGTCGCCCAAAAGCTTTCCCAAGAACATCTGAATTTGATTTTGCAACGGCGGTTGCGGGAAGCACGCATAGCAGGTGTGATTTTGGCAGTCATGGGCGGAACCATAGCGGCTTTGTGGTGGCAAGCTGACTTGCAAAAACGCGCCGCCATTCGTCAAACAATTCGGGCAGAACGTAGTGAAACTAATTTAAAAATTAGCGCGATCGCAGCCACAAGTGAAGCTTTATTCGCCTCCAATAAAGAATTTGATGCCCTCCTAGAAGGGTTACGCGCCTGGAGAAAGCTAAAACAAGCCAACGAAGTATTACCAGAAACTCGAATGCGTGTAGTAACTGCTTTACAACAGGCAGTTTATGGCGTTTCTGAATTAAATCGTTTGGAAGGACACACTGATATTGTTTGGGGTGTCGCCTTTAGTTCTGATGGTAAATTCTTGGCATCGGGTAGTCGGGATCAAACGGTGAAACTTTGGCGATCTGATGGCACTTTACTACAAACCCTCAAAGGGCATACTGAGTCCGTTACCAGTGTGAGTTTTAGTCCAGATGGGCAAAGTCTGGCATCTTCCAGCCTTGATAAAACCGTGCAAATCTGGCAGAAA from Aulosira sp. FACHB-615 includes:
- a CDS encoding P-loop NTPase fold protein is translated as MINTDYLSRFYKACNPSYALNMSVRSDQQYYIDFADVRGCKIVEELQRTISRISPDEPTCQLFTGHIGCGKSTELQRLKAELEAVGFHVVYFESSQDLDMADIDVSDILLSVARQVSASLEAIKIKVQPHYFINLFKEIGDFLQSPIELSGEAELSLGIAKITAKTKDSAQARNQLRQYLEPRTNSILQAINEEVLEKAVEQLKLRGQKGLVVIVDNLDRVDMRPLASGRTQPEYLFIDRGEQLRRLKCHVVYTIPLALIFSNEYETLKNRLGGGISPKVLPMVRVKQRDGSDYEPGMLLLRQLVLARAFPEVSYNERLSLITELFEHPETLDRLCRVSGGHIRNLLGLLYSCLQRQDPPFSAQCLEAVIKDYRDDLLLAIDEYQWELLFEVVQQQSVKGESEYQSLLRSMYLFEYRDPVGRWFGISPALAETEKVLAWQQKR